In one window of Brassica rapa cultivar Chiifu-401-42 chromosome A07, CAAS_Brap_v3.01, whole genome shotgun sequence DNA:
- the LOC103832371 gene encoding U-box domain-containing protein 35 isoform X2, whose amino-acid sequence MWLPKANNGGKKETGSGSVAVAIDKDKGSQHALRWTIENLASRGQTISLIHVLSKSHSSSDIEDAQQGDKIAKDLLVSFHCYCSRKEINCQNVLLEDADKVRAIIEHVSTSGIENLVVGAPSRNSFMRRFKTDLPTTVSKSAPDFCNVYVISKGKIASVRNATRPAPFKSSMKSSEYENQQPVTPSDHSHSAVSTPSRPSKSAEADTTRSPLGRRQVKPYGDLYDSDSDLSFISPSSHRESHDISFISSGRPSVDRSSFTLDFPESGRSSRISTSSEQSIGSHRLGIKFSDPGFPNDSSTTFSEESGGTSSYSSQSVDDVEAEMKRLRLELKQTMDMYSTACKEALSARQQASALQKLRTEEERRLEEAKSSEEAAMSIVEKERAKAKAALEAAEAAKRLAEVESKRRVNVEMKALKDPDSFSHGFVRYRKYTVEEIEEATSNFDESRKVGEGGYGPVFRGYLDHTSVAVKVLRPDAAQGRSQFQKEVEVLSCIRHPNMVLLLGACPEFGILVYEYMAKGSLEDRLFMRGNTPPITWQLRFRIAAEIATGLLFLHQTKPEPIVHRDLKPGNVLLDYNYVSKISDVGLARLVPAVAENVTQYRVTSAAGTFCYIDPEYQQTGMLGVKSDVYSLGIMLLQILTAKQPMGLAYYVEQAIEEGTLKDMLDPAVPDWPMEEALCLAKLALQCAELRRKDRPDLGKELLPELNRLRDIGEESLESVFYAGSQGKYPNTSQVSIITSTSDQFISNPESPAAESQS is encoded by the exons ATGTGGCTACCAAAGGCAAACAATGGAGGAAAGAAAGAAACAGGAAGTGGCTCAGTTGCAGTTGCAATAGACAAAGACAAAGGAAGCCAACATGCTCTTAGATGGACAATAGAGAATCTTGCCTCTCGAGGCCAAACCATTTCTCTTATTCATGTCCTCTCCAAATCCCATTCTTCTTCAG ATATTGAAGATGCACAGCAAGGGGACAAGATAGCGAAAGATCTCCTTGTTTCCTTCCACTGTTATTGTTCTCGCAAAGAG ATAAATTGTCAAAACGTATTACTTGAAGATGCAGACAAAGTGAGAGCTATTATCGAACATGTTTCAACTTCTggaatcgaaaacttagtcgttGGAGCCCCTTCACGTAATAGCTTCATGAG ACGATTCAAAACAGATTTGCCAACAACTGTGTCAAAATCAGCTCCAGACTTCTGCAATGTTTATGTCATTTCAAAAGGAAAGATTGCTTCAGTGAGAAATGCAACTCGTCCTGCTCCTTTTAAAAGCTCAATGAAGTCATCTGAATATGAAAATCAGCAGCCTGTTACTCCTTCAGACCATAGCCACTCTGCAGTTAGTACACCATCTAGGCCAAGCAAATCAGCTGAAGCAGACACTACAAG gtcACCGTTAGGGAGACGACAAGTTAAACCTTATGGGGACTTATATGATTCAGATAGTGACCTATCATTCATAAGCCCATCTTCACATAGAGAATCTCATGACATCTCCTTCATCAGCTCAGGGAGACCAAGCGTTGACCGCTCTTCCTTCACACTTGACTTTCCTGAGTCTGGAAGAAGCTCAAGAATCTCAACAAGCTCAGAGCAAAGCATTGGGTCACATCGCTTGGGGATCAAGTTTAGTGATCCTGGTTTCCCTAATGATTCATCTACAACATTCTCTGAAGAGAGTGGTGGAACATCTTCATATTCATCTCAAAGCGTG GATGATGTTGAAGCTGAAATGAAGAGGCTGCGTCTAGAGCTAAAACAAACCATGGATATGTATAGTACTGCCTGCAAAGAAGCTTTAAGTGCAAGACAACAG gcaAGTGCACTGCAGAAGCTGAGAACAGAAGAGGAAAGAAGGTTGGAAGAAGCAAAGAGTTCAGAGGAGGCAGCAATGTCAATAGTGGAGAAGGAGAGAGCTAAAGCCAAAGCAGCATTGGAAGCTGCAGAAGCTGCAAAGAGACTAGCAGAAGTTGAATCTAAGAGGAGAGTTAACGTGGAGATGAAGGCATTGAAGGATCCAGATTCATTCTCTCATGGATTTGTTAGGTATAGGAAGTACACAGTTGAAGAAATAGAAGAAGCCACTTCAAACTTTGATGAGTCTCGAAAGGTTGGAGAAGGAGGCTATGGTCCTGTCTTTAGAGGCTATCTTGATCACACAAGTGTTGCTGTTAAAGTCTTACGCCCTGATGCAGCTCAAGGAAGATCACAGTTTCAGAAAGAG GTTGAAGTGTTAAGCTGCATAAGACATCCAAACATGGTGCTTCTTCTTGGAGCTTGTCCAGAATTTGGGATCCTTGTGTACGAATACATGGCCAAAGGAAGCTTAGAAGACCGTCTCTTCATGAGAGGCAACACACCGCCGATTACTTGGCAGCTACGTTTCAGAATCGCTGCAGAGATAGCCACAGGACTCCTCTTCCTCCaccaaaccaaacccgaaccAATAGTCCACAGAGACCTCAAACCAGGAAACGTCCTCTTAGACTACAACTACGTGAGCAAGATCAGCGACGTAGGGCTAGCAAGACTAGTCCCCGCAGTGGCAGAGAACGTTACACAGTACAGAGTCACATCAGCCGCAGGAACGTTCTGTTACATCGATCCTGAGTACCAACAGACAGGAATGTTAGGTGTGAAATCAGATGTGTACTCTCTAGGGATCATGCTTCTTCAGATCTTGACGGCGAAACAGCCGATGGGTTTGGCTTACTACGTTGAGCAGGCGATAGAAGAAGGGACGTTAAAGGATATGCTTGATCCAGCAGTACCGGACTGGCCAATGGAAGAAGCTTTGTGTTTAGCTAAGCTTGCGCTTCAATGCGCAGAGTTGAGAAGAAAAGACAGACCTGATCTTGGGAAAGAGTTGTTGCCTGAGCTCAATAGGTTAAGAGACATTGGTGAAGAGAGTTTAGAGAGTGTGTTCTATGCAGGTAGCCAAGGAAAGTATCCAAACACTAGCCAAGTCTCCATTATTACATCAACT AGTGATCAGTTCATATCGAACCCGGAATCTCCAGCTGCAGAATCTCAGTCATAG
- the LOC103832369 gene encoding pyrophosphate-energized membrane proton pump 2 produces the protein MMMDEDVEQASLMSFSDRPRAFPNMRSKTYSPLIFRILRKLNVRVVSIILLLCFGAIFYMGASTSPIILFVFIVCIFSFLLSIYLTKWVLAKDEGPPEMVQISDAIRDGAEGFFRTQYSTISKMAILLAFVILCIYLFRSLTPQQEAAGLGRAMSAYITVAAFLLGALCSGIAGYVGMWVSVRANVRVSSAARRSAREALQIAVRAGGFSALVVVGMAVIGIAILYSTFYVWLGVDSPGAMSVNDLPLLLVGYGFGASFVALFAQLGGGIYTKGADVGADLVGKVEQGIPEDDPRNPAVIADLVGDNVGDCAARGADLFESIAAEIISAMILGGTMAKKCKIEDPSGFILFPLVVHSFDLVISSIGILSIKGTRDASVKSPVEDPMAVLQKGYSLTIILAVLTFGASTRWLLYTEQAPSAWFSFALCGLVGIITAYAFVWISKYYTDYKHEPVRTLALASSTGHGTNIIAGVSLGLESTALPVLVISVAIISAYWLGNTSGLVDENGIPTGGLFGTAVATMGMLSTAAYVLTMDMFGPIADNAGGIVEMSQQPESVREITDLLDAVGNTTKATTKGFAIGSAALASFLLFSAYMDEVSAFASVSFKEVDIAIPEVFVGGLLGSMLIFLFSAWACAAVGRTAQEVVNEVRRQFIERPGIMEYKEKPDYSRCVAIVASAALREMIKPGALAIASPIVVGLVFRVLGYYTGQPLLGAKVVASMLMFATVSGILMALFLNTAGGAWDNAKKYIETGALGGKGSEAHKAAVTGDTVGDPFKDTAGPSIHVLIKMLATITLVMAPVFL, from the exons ATGATGATGGATGAAGATGTTGAGCAGGCCAGTCTGATGTCTTTCAGTGACAGGCCCAGGGCTTTTCCCAACATGCGTAGTAAAACCTACAGTCCGCTG ATATTTCGGATTCTTAGGAAATTGAATGTTCGTGTTGTTTCAATAATTCTACTATTGTGCTTTGGAGCGATCTTTTACATGGGAGCTAGTACCTCTCCTATCATCTTGTTCGTCTTCATAGTATGCATCTTCAGCTTCCTCTTGTCAATATATCTAACCAAGTGGGTTTTAGCGAAAGATGAAGGGCCTCCAGAGATGGTTCAG ATATCAGATGCTATACGTGATGGAGCTGAAGGGTTCTTCAGAACGCAGTATAGTACTATATCCAAGATGGCCATCTTGCTAGCTTTTGTGATTCTTTGCATATATCTATTCCGTAGCTTGACTCCCCAGCAAGAGGCTGCTGGTTTAGGAAG GGCGATGTCTGCTTATATTACTGTTGCCGCATTTCTTTTGGGGGCGCTATGCTCAGGTATTGCTGGATATGTTGGAATGTGGGTGTCAGTTCGTGCTAATGTGCGGGTTTCCAGTGCTGCTAGACGATCTGCGAGAGAGGCATTGCag ATAGCCGTTCGTGCTGGTGGGTTTTCAGCCCTGGTTGTTGTTGGTATGGCTGTGATTGGTATCGCTATCCTTTACTCTACGTTTTATGTTTGGTTGGGAGTGGATTCACCAGGCGCAATGAGTGTTAATGACC TGCCTCTTCTTCTCGTGGGATATGGTTTTGGTGCTTCGTTTGTCGCCTTATTTGCTCAGTTGGGTGGTGGAATATACACTAAGGGAGCTGATGTTGGGGCAGATCTCGTCGGAAAAGTTGAGCAGGGTATTCCCGAGGATGATCCTCGAAATCCTGCTGTTATTGCTGATTTG gTTGGAGACAATGTTGGGGACTGTGCTGCCAGAGGTGCTGATTTATTTGAAAGTATAGCTGCAGAAATTATCAGCGCTATGATACTAGGTGGAACAATGGCTAAGAAGTGCAAAATTGAAG ATCCTTCAGGCTTTATCCTGTTTCCTCTAGTTGTTCATTCTTTTGACCTGGTAATATCATCAATTGGTATATTATCAATCAAAGGAACACGTGATGCTAGCGTTAAATCTCCGGTAGAGGATCCAATGGCCGTACTTCAGAAAGGATATTCTCTAACTATTATATTGGCGGTTTTGACTTTTGGCGCG TCCACTCGCTGGTTGCTGTACACCGAACAAGCTCCATCAGCATGGTTCAGTTTCGCTCTATGTGGGTTGGTTGGCATCATCACAGCCTATGCCTTTGTATGGATATCCAAATATTATACAGACTATAAGCATGAGCCTGTTAGGACATTGGCTCTTGCTAGCTCGACTGGTCACGGTACCAATATAATTGCTGGAGTCAGCTTGGGTCTGGAATCGACAGCTCTTCCTGTCTTGGTTATAAGTGTTGCCATAATATCTGCTTATTGGCTGGGCAATACCTCGGGACTAGTTGATGAAAACGGAATCCCCACTGGAGGGCTATTTGGAACAGCTGTTGCTACAATGGGAATGCTAAGCACTGCGGCTTATGTTCTTACTATGGACATGTTTGGCCCCATAGCTGATAACGCTGGTGGGATTGTCGAGATGAGCCAGCAG CCTGAAAGTGTCCGTGAGATCACTGATCTTCTTGATGCTGTTGGGAACACCACAAAAGCAACAACAAAAGGGTTTGCCATTGGATCTGCTGCACTTGCGTCATTCCTTCTTTTTAGTGCGTATATGGACGAGGTTTCAGCTTTTGCTAGTGTGTCTTTCAAAGAG GTTGATATAGCTATCCCAGAAGTCTTCGTAGGTGGATTATTGGGTTCCATGCTTATTTTCCTCTTTAGTGCTTGGGCATGCGCAGCAGTTGGCAGAACTGCACAAGAGGTTGTTAACGAAGTAAGAAGACAATTTATTGAGAGGCCTGGCATAATG GAGTACAAGGAGAAGCCAGATTACAGTCGCTGTGTTGCCATCGTCGCATCTGCAGCTTTGAGGGAAATGATAAAGCCAGGGGCTTTAGCTATAGCATCACCCATTGTAGTTG GTTTGGTATTCCGGGTCCTGGGATACTACACGGGACAACCCCTGCTGGGAGCTAAAGTTGTAGCTTCTATGCTCATGTTTGCAACAGTCTCTGGTATCTTAATGGCATTATTCCTAAACACAGCGGGTGGTGCTTGGGACAATGCAAAGAAATACATAGAGACCGGTGCACTCGGTGGCAAAGGAAGTGAAGCTCACAAAGCGGCCGTGACCGGTGATAC TGTGGGAGATCCGTTCAAGGACACGGCTGGTCCTTCCATTCATGTGCTCATCAAAATGCTCGCGACTATAACCCTTGTAATGGCTCCGGTTTTCCTCTGA
- the LOC103832371 gene encoding U-box domain-containing protein 35 isoform X1 yields the protein MWLPKANNGGKKETGSGSVAVAIDKDKGSQHALRWTIENLASRGQTISLIHVLSKSHSSSDIEDAQQGDKIAKDLLVSFHCYCSRKEINCQNVLLEDADKVRAIIEHVSTSGIENLVVGAPSRNSFMRRFKTDLPTTVSKSAPDFCNVYVISKGKIASVRNATRPAPFKSSMKSSEYENQQPVTPSDHSHSAVSTPSRPSKSAEADTTRSPLGRRQVKPYGDLYDSDSDLSFISPSSHRESHDISFISSGRPSVDRSSFTLDFPESGRSSRISTSSEQSIGSHRLGIKFSDPGFPNDSSTTFSEESGGTSSYSSQSVDDVEAEMKRLRLELKQTMDMYSTACKEALSARQQASALQKLRTEEERRLEEAKSSEEAAMSIVEKERAKAKAALEAAEAAKRLAEVESKRRVNVEMKALKDPDSFSHGFVRYRKYTVEEIEEATSNFDESRKVGEGGYGPVFRGYLDHTSVAVKVLRPDAAQGRSQFQKEVEVLSCIRHPNMVLLLGACPEFGILVYEYMAKGSLEDRLFMRGNTPPITWQLRFRIAAEIATGLLFLHQTKPEPIVHRDLKPGNVLLDYNYVSKISDVGLARLVPAVAENVTQYRVTSAAGTFCYIDPEYQQTGMLGVKSDVYSLGIMLLQILTAKQPMGLAYYVEQAIEEGTLKDMLDPAVPDWPMEEALCLAKLALQCAELRRKDRPDLGKELLPELNRLRDIGEESLESVFYAGSQGKYPNTSQVSIITSTVSFFLGFGLIMLVKFFCLMFIFFWQSDQFISNPESPAAESQS from the exons ATGTGGCTACCAAAGGCAAACAATGGAGGAAAGAAAGAAACAGGAAGTGGCTCAGTTGCAGTTGCAATAGACAAAGACAAAGGAAGCCAACATGCTCTTAGATGGACAATAGAGAATCTTGCCTCTCGAGGCCAAACCATTTCTCTTATTCATGTCCTCTCCAAATCCCATTCTTCTTCAG ATATTGAAGATGCACAGCAAGGGGACAAGATAGCGAAAGATCTCCTTGTTTCCTTCCACTGTTATTGTTCTCGCAAAGAG ATAAATTGTCAAAACGTATTACTTGAAGATGCAGACAAAGTGAGAGCTATTATCGAACATGTTTCAACTTCTggaatcgaaaacttagtcgttGGAGCCCCTTCACGTAATAGCTTCATGAG ACGATTCAAAACAGATTTGCCAACAACTGTGTCAAAATCAGCTCCAGACTTCTGCAATGTTTATGTCATTTCAAAAGGAAAGATTGCTTCAGTGAGAAATGCAACTCGTCCTGCTCCTTTTAAAAGCTCAATGAAGTCATCTGAATATGAAAATCAGCAGCCTGTTACTCCTTCAGACCATAGCCACTCTGCAGTTAGTACACCATCTAGGCCAAGCAAATCAGCTGAAGCAGACACTACAAG gtcACCGTTAGGGAGACGACAAGTTAAACCTTATGGGGACTTATATGATTCAGATAGTGACCTATCATTCATAAGCCCATCTTCACATAGAGAATCTCATGACATCTCCTTCATCAGCTCAGGGAGACCAAGCGTTGACCGCTCTTCCTTCACACTTGACTTTCCTGAGTCTGGAAGAAGCTCAAGAATCTCAACAAGCTCAGAGCAAAGCATTGGGTCACATCGCTTGGGGATCAAGTTTAGTGATCCTGGTTTCCCTAATGATTCATCTACAACATTCTCTGAAGAGAGTGGTGGAACATCTTCATATTCATCTCAAAGCGTG GATGATGTTGAAGCTGAAATGAAGAGGCTGCGTCTAGAGCTAAAACAAACCATGGATATGTATAGTACTGCCTGCAAAGAAGCTTTAAGTGCAAGACAACAG gcaAGTGCACTGCAGAAGCTGAGAACAGAAGAGGAAAGAAGGTTGGAAGAAGCAAAGAGTTCAGAGGAGGCAGCAATGTCAATAGTGGAGAAGGAGAGAGCTAAAGCCAAAGCAGCATTGGAAGCTGCAGAAGCTGCAAAGAGACTAGCAGAAGTTGAATCTAAGAGGAGAGTTAACGTGGAGATGAAGGCATTGAAGGATCCAGATTCATTCTCTCATGGATTTGTTAGGTATAGGAAGTACACAGTTGAAGAAATAGAAGAAGCCACTTCAAACTTTGATGAGTCTCGAAAGGTTGGAGAAGGAGGCTATGGTCCTGTCTTTAGAGGCTATCTTGATCACACAAGTGTTGCTGTTAAAGTCTTACGCCCTGATGCAGCTCAAGGAAGATCACAGTTTCAGAAAGAG GTTGAAGTGTTAAGCTGCATAAGACATCCAAACATGGTGCTTCTTCTTGGAGCTTGTCCAGAATTTGGGATCCTTGTGTACGAATACATGGCCAAAGGAAGCTTAGAAGACCGTCTCTTCATGAGAGGCAACACACCGCCGATTACTTGGCAGCTACGTTTCAGAATCGCTGCAGAGATAGCCACAGGACTCCTCTTCCTCCaccaaaccaaacccgaaccAATAGTCCACAGAGACCTCAAACCAGGAAACGTCCTCTTAGACTACAACTACGTGAGCAAGATCAGCGACGTAGGGCTAGCAAGACTAGTCCCCGCAGTGGCAGAGAACGTTACACAGTACAGAGTCACATCAGCCGCAGGAACGTTCTGTTACATCGATCCTGAGTACCAACAGACAGGAATGTTAGGTGTGAAATCAGATGTGTACTCTCTAGGGATCATGCTTCTTCAGATCTTGACGGCGAAACAGCCGATGGGTTTGGCTTACTACGTTGAGCAGGCGATAGAAGAAGGGACGTTAAAGGATATGCTTGATCCAGCAGTACCGGACTGGCCAATGGAAGAAGCTTTGTGTTTAGCTAAGCTTGCGCTTCAATGCGCAGAGTTGAGAAGAAAAGACAGACCTGATCTTGGGAAAGAGTTGTTGCCTGAGCTCAATAGGTTAAGAGACATTGGTGAAGAGAGTTTAGAGAGTGTGTTCTATGCAGGTAGCCAAGGAAAGTATCCAAACACTAGCCAAGTCTCCATTATTACATCAACTGTGAGTTTCTTTTTAGGTTTTGGTCTGATAATGCTAGTAAAGTTTTTTTGTCTGatgtttatctttttttggcAGAGTGATCAGTTCATATCGAACCCGGAATCTCCAGCTGCAGAATCTCAGTCATAG
- the LOC103832370 gene encoding transcription termination factor MTERF2, chloroplastic, with translation MLMELSLNTYETITLISPPLQSLNFNSNSLFFSPRRLTLSGGRVSVSASFHHGESKPSSDSPQTNHDDQLSLAQVSISVFLRQEIGLSEADSDFISQNCPKYTRMIVEGVRDLEEWDSWKGNEGLGFSEKVVYMVKQKGDGGGKVAFLESLGLSLSSAMYLAHYVSSESLPKLLDKVKYLKEIFFSGSDENGLVGTYARRMMLYLSIPIDEDVQQTLSFFEKIEARRGGLDMLGSVDASFRFLIESFPRLLLLSEENDMKPLIEFLESVGVPRDCFGKVLLLYPPVMLGKAEEMKRRVAAAMEKVSVVNKDSGRVLMKYPWILSPSIQENYSRIVSLLESESVLKTDIDHAIRRWPLLLGCSTSNMKLMIKEFDKLGVRNRRMGKVIPKRPQLLLYKPQEFLKVVAFLEDLGFEKEIIGQILCRCPEIFGCSIEKTLQKKLSFLTRFGVSTTHFPRIVKKYPEFLLYDAEKTVLPRLKYLMEIGISEREIAFMIRKFSPLLGYSIDNVLRPKLEFLVNNMEKPVREVIDYPRYFSYSLEKRIKPRFWVLKGRNIECTLQEMLGKNDEEFAADFLGLGELHQTHNENS, from the exons ATGTTAATGGAGCTTTCTCTCAACACCTACGAAACGATAACATTGATTTCTCCTCCTTTACAATCCCTTAACTTTAATTCcaactctctcttcttctccccTCGTCGCTTAACCTTGTCCGGCGGCCGAGTCTCTGTCTCCGCCTCGTTTCACCACGGAGAGTCCAAACCTAGCTCTGATTCTCCGCAGACAAACCACGATGACCAGCTCTCACTCGCGCAGGTCTCTATTTCAGTGTTTCTCCGACAAGAGATTGGTCTGTCCGAAGCCGATTCAGACTTTATCTCTCAGAATTGTCCAAAGTACACGAGGATGATCGTGGAGGGCGTTAGGGATTTGGAGGAGTGGGACTCGTGGAAGGGGAAtgagggtttagggtttagtgagaAAGTGGTTTACATGGTGAAGCAGAAGGGTGATGGTGGTGGTAAAGTTGCCTTCTTGGAGAGTCTTGGATTGAGTTTGTCTTCTGCTATGTACTTGGCTCACTACGTCTCCTCTGAATCACTCCCAAAGCTTCTTGATAAG GTTAAGTACCTGAAGGAAATATTCTTTTCTGGCAGTGATGAGAACGGTCTTGTTGGAACCTATGCACGGCGAATGATGCTCTACTTATCCATTCCCATTGATGAAGATGTGCAGCAAACTCTATCCTTTTTCGAAAAG ATTGAAGCAAGGCGTGGAGGCTTGGACATGCTAGGCTCTGTAGACGCATCTTTCAGGTTTTTGATAGAGTCGTTCCCTCGGCTTCTTCTACTTTCAGAAGAGAATGATATGAAGCCTTTGATTGAGTTTCTTGAAAGCGTTGGTGTTCCTAGAGATTGCTTTGGGAAGGTGCTTTTATTGTACCCTCCGGTTATGCTTGGCAAAGCTGAGGAGATGAAAAGAAGGGTAGCCGCAGCTATGGAGAAG GTTAGTGTAGTGAATAAAGATTCTGGAAGAGTGCTGATGAAGTATCCGTGGATTCTTTCACCGAGTATCCAAGAAAACTATTCACGCATCGTCTCGTTGCTAGAGAGTGAATCG GTGCTCAAAACGGATATTGACCATGCAATAAGGAGATGGCCATTACTCCTCGGTTGCTCAACGAGTAACATGAAGCTGATGATAAAGGAATTTGATAAACTAGGTGTTAGAAATAGAAGGATGGGAAAGGTTATACCCAAGAGGCCTCAGCTTTTGTTATATAAACCACAAGAGTTTCTCAAG GTTGTTGCCTTTCTGGAAGATTTGGGGTTTGAAAAGGAGATCATCGGTCAAATACTATGTAGATGCCCCGAGATATTTGGATGCAGCATTGAGAAAACTCTGCAGAAGAAGCTCAGCTTTCTCACTCGTTTCGGTGTTTCCACTACTCATTTCCCAAGAATCGTAAAGAAGTACCCGGAGTTTCTCTTATACGACGCAGAGAAGACAGTGCTTCCTCG GCTTAAGTACCTGATGGAGATTGGGATATCAGAGAGGGAGATTGCCTTCATGATACGTAAGTTCTCACCGTTGTTAGGATACAGCATTGACAACGTGCTTAGACCGAAGTTAGAGTTTCTGGTGAATAACATGGAGAAACCGGTTAGAGAGGTGATAGATTACCCAAGGTACTTCAGTTACTCACTGGAGAAGAGGATAAAACCGCGGTTTTGGGTACTCAAAGGGAGGAACATAGAGTGTACATTACAGGAAATGTTAGGCAAAAATGATGAAGAGTTTGCTGCTGATTTCTTGGGTTTAGGAGAGCTTCATCAAACTCACAATGAAAACTCTTAG